The Alphaproteobacteria bacterium US3C007 genomic interval ATTCGACGTCGATTGAATATGCGTAATTTTGGGTCGGATAAGCTGCATATGTAAAAATAGATACTCCGCCAAAATATGCGAAATTCGCCCCCCAACAATATAAAGATGATGGTTTGTGTCGGCCGCGATACGGCAGGCTTCATCAAACGCAACAGAATCAATTTGTCCAAGCGTATGGCGGATATTATCAATCACCGACTCGGTAAACCTATTCAACAAATGTTCTGAAGGCGCCCCCTCTGACCAAGCATCATGTTTTGCAATGGGGCTTTTCACCTTTGCCCGAAGCTCTTTGCGCAGCTCTGTTTGAAACTCAGGATAACCTTGAAAGCCAAGTTTTTGCACCATACGGGCAACAGTTGGAACAGACACTTTCGCATCTTTCGCCAAAGCGCTGAGAGGCCCCAAACCTGAGGCAGGGTAATTCTCAAGAATAGAATGCGCCAATTGCCGCTCTGCGCGCGTTAAATCATCAAGCTTGTTCTGAATGCGATCCGAAATTGTTAAACTGGCTTCAGTCATTGGCGCGCCCCTGCAGTTTTGATAAATAAATAACACAATTAAAGTGCTGGGTAATATATTATCACTATTGTGTTGACAGAAGCTTGTTTTGGCAAGAGCCTTGTCTGTGAA includes:
- a CDS encoding MurR/RpiR family transcriptional regulator produces the protein MTEASLTISDRIQNKLDDLTRAERQLAHSILENYPASGLGPLSALAKDAKVSVPTVARMVQKLGFQGYPEFQTELRKELRAKVKSPIAKHDAWSEGAPSEHLLNRFTESVIDNIRHTLGQIDSVAFDEACRIAADTNHHLYIVGGRISHILAEYLFLHMQLIRPKITHIQSTSNTWPHYLLDVKAGDVFIIFDMRRYENNTLKLAEMAYDKGAKIILFTDQWRSPVHRMAEQSFGSRIVVPSAWDSAITPLLLLETMISTVQAITWGDTKDRMEALEEMFDQTKLFRKFT